The following coding sequences are from one Frigoribacterium sp. Leaf415 window:
- the argJ gene encoding bifunctional glutamate N-acetyltransferase/amino-acid acetyltransferase ArgJ, producing MSVTAAAGFEASGVVAGLKSTGAPDVALVVNRGRSTAAAAVFTSNRAKANPVLWSQQVIADGRVDAVVLNSGGANCFTGGFGFQTTHSTAETVAAALELSATDVLVCSTGLIGVGDQIFRDKVLSGSTAAAGALSADGGLDAATAIMTTDTTPKQAVVSGDGWVVGGMAKGAGMLAPGLATMLVVLTTDADVDASGLDSALREATRVTFDRLDSDGCMSTNDTVVLLASAESGVAPPADVFAAAVTALCADLAEQLQADAEGASHDIRIEIVGAASDDDAVEVGRSIARNNLFKAAVFGNDPNWGRVLAAIGTTSAEFDPYDVDVTINGVRVCHAGAPDRPSDEVDLTPRAVHVLVDLKTGPAEATILTNDLTHDYVHENSAYSS from the coding sequence GTGAGCGTCACCGCAGCAGCCGGTTTCGAGGCCTCCGGCGTCGTCGCCGGCCTCAAGAGCACGGGCGCGCCCGACGTGGCCTTGGTCGTCAACCGGGGTCGCAGCACGGCTGCGGCGGCCGTCTTCACCAGCAACCGGGCCAAGGCGAACCCCGTCCTCTGGTCGCAGCAGGTGATCGCCGACGGTCGCGTGGACGCCGTCGTCCTCAATTCGGGAGGCGCGAACTGCTTCACAGGAGGGTTCGGCTTCCAGACGACCCACTCCACGGCCGAGACCGTGGCCGCCGCCCTCGAGCTGTCGGCGACGGACGTCCTCGTCTGCTCGACGGGCCTCATCGGAGTCGGCGACCAGATCTTCCGCGACAAGGTGCTGAGCGGTTCCACCGCGGCGGCCGGCGCCCTGTCGGCCGACGGCGGCCTCGACGCCGCCACGGCCATCATGACGACCGACACCACACCCAAGCAGGCCGTCGTCTCGGGCGACGGATGGGTCGTCGGCGGAATGGCCAAGGGTGCAGGCATGCTGGCCCCCGGCCTCGCCACGATGCTCGTGGTCCTCACGACGGACGCCGACGTCGACGCGTCGGGTCTCGACTCCGCACTCCGCGAGGCGACCCGGGTCACCTTCGACCGTCTCGACTCGGACGGCTGCATGTCGACGAACGACACCGTCGTGTTGCTGGCCAGCGCCGAGTCCGGTGTCGCGCCTCCTGCCGATGTCTTCGCGGCGGCGGTCACGGCGCTCTGCGCCGACCTCGCCGAGCAGCTGCAGGCCGACGCCGAGGGCGCCTCGCACGACATCCGCATCGAGATCGTGGGGGCCGCGTCCGACGACGACGCCGTCGAGGTGGGTCGTTCGATCGCGCGCAACAACCTGTTCAAGGCGGCCGTCTTCGGCAACGATCCCAACTGGGGTCGCGTGCTCGCGGCCATCGGCACCACGTCGGCCGAGTTCGACCCGTACGACGTCGACGTGACCATCAACGGCGTCCGCGTCTGCCACGCCGGGGCACCCGATCGGCCGAGCGACGAGGTCGATCTGACCCCGCGAGCGGTCCACGTGCTCGTCGACCTGAAGACGGGCCCGGCCGAGGCGACCATCCTGACGAACGACCTCACGCACGACTACGTGCACGAGAACAGCGCGTACTCCAGCTGA